From one Rhodamnia argentea isolate NSW1041297 chromosome 1, ASM2092103v1, whole genome shotgun sequence genomic stretch:
- the LOC115729006 gene encoding DNA mismatch repair protein MSH1, mitochondrial isoform X2 — MCWLATRNAVVSLPKWRSLSLLLRPPLPLPRHCSVGPPPPFIQLLQIRCYRNQKILKGSTKPTKKSRTSDGILDDKFISHMQWWKERLQICRKPSTVHLVSRIVYSNLLGVDVNLKNGSLKEGSLNSEILQFKSKFPREVLLCRVGDFYEAIGIDACILVEYAGLNPFGGLRSDSIPRAGCPVMNLRQTLDDLTRNGFSVCIVEEVQGPTQARCRKSRFISGHAHPGSPYVYGLVGIDHDLEFPEPMPVIGISRSARGYSLILVLETMKTYSLEDGLTEEALVTKLRTCQYHHLFLHTSLRQNSSGTCRWGEYGEGGLLWGECNSRNLEWIEGDPVPELLFKVKELYGLDDGVKFRNITVSSENRPQPLHLGTATQIGAIPTEGIPCLLKVLLPSNCTGLPALYVSDLLLNPPAYEIAITIQATCKLMNEINCSIPDFTCISSAKLVKLLELREANHIEFCRIKHVLDEVLHMYRNCELREILKLLMDPTWVATGLKVDFQTLVSECEWASSKIGGMISLDGESDQKISCCSFVPSEFFEDMESSWKGRIKMIHVEEAFAEVERAAGALSIAIEEEFVPITSRIKSMMAPFGGPRGEISYSREHEAVWFKGKRFAPTVWAGTPGEDQIKQLKPAVDSKGRKVGEEWFTTLKVEQALARYHEAGDKAKARVLELLRGLSAELQIKTNVLVFASTLLVIVKALFAHVSEGRRRKWVFPTLAGFCTSKDVEVSDGSNRLKIVGLSPYWFDVAQGSAVHNTVDMQSFFLLTGPNGGGKSSLLRSICAAALLGICGLMVPAESALIPHFDSIMLHMKSYDSPADGKSSFQVEMSEMRSIVTRATSKSLVLVDEICRGTETLKGTCIAGSIVETLDRIGCLGIISTHLHGIFSLPLNTKNTVHKAMGTTFVDGQTKPTWKLIDGICQESLAFETAKKEGIPETIIQRAEDLYMQHKKEAFCGMDGFKGNNLSALVVKGSDKAHPQLSRIGADTLHHEIESTKQTEALQQDVKKAVMTTLKKKLMELQMLKNPLEVPELHCVSVAAREQPPPSAIGASVVYVMFRPNYRIYVGETDDLEGRIRAHRSKDGMQNASFIYFVVPGKSIACQLETLLINQLPNQGFRLTNVADGRHRNFGSATLHAGNIVVF, encoded by the exons ATGTGCTGGCTCGCTACTCGGAACGCCGTCGTTTCGTTGCCCAAATGGCGTTCTCTGTCTCTCCTCCTccgtcctcctcttcctcttcccagACACTGCTCGGTCGGCCCTCCACCACCCTTCAT ACAGCTTTTGCAAATCCGATGTTACCGAAACCAGAAGATTTTGAAAGGAAGCACAAAACCTACCAAGAAAAGCAGAACATCTGACGGCATCCTTGATGACAAATTCATTTCTCACATGCAATGGTGGAAAGAG AGGTTGCAGATTTGTAGGAAGCCTTCCACAGTCCATCTGGTTAGCAGGATTGTATATTCCAATTTGCTAGGTGTTGATGTTAACTTGAAAAATGGAAG TCTAAAAGAAGGGTCACTAAACTCGGAAATTTTGCAGTTCAAGTCAAAGTTTCCTCGAGAAGTTTTGCTGTGCAGA GTCGGAGACTTTTATGAGGCAATTGGGATAGATGCTTGTATTCTTGTTGAATATGCTGGTCTGAATCCTTTTGGTGGCTTACGCTCGGATAGCATTCCAAGGGCTGGATGCCCTGTCATG AATCTTCGACAAACTCTGGATGACCTCACTCGGAATGGCTTTTCTGTG TGCATAGTAGAAGAAGTTCAGGGTCCAACTCAAGCTCGATGTCGCAAGAGTCGTTTTATATCAGG GCATGCTCATCCTGGCAGTCCCTATGTATATGGACTTGTTGGCATTGATCATGATTTGGAGTTTCCAGAGCCAATGCCAGTTATTG GTATTTCTCGGTCAGCTAGAGGATATTCCTTGATTCTAGTTCTAGAGACTATGAAGACATATTCGCTGGAGGACGGTCTAACTGAAGAGGCCCTGGTCACAAAACTGCGAACTTGCCAGTACCACCATTTATTTCTGCATACATCCTTGAGGCAGAATTCATCTG GCACTTGTCGCTGGGGAGAATATGGTGAGGGAGGTTTATTGTGGGGGGAATGTAATTCGAGAAACCTAGAATGGATTGAAGGCGATCCAGTGCCTGAGCTTCTATTCAAG GTAAAGGAGCTTTACGGACTTGACGACGGAGTTAAATTTAGAAATATTACCGTGTCTTCAGAAAACAGACCTCAGCCTTTGCATTTGGGGACAGCGACACAAATTG GTGCCATACCAACAGAAGGCATACCTTGCTTGTTGAAGGTTTTGCTCCCATCAAATTGCACCGGTCTGCCTGCACT GTATGTTAGCGATCTCCTTCTTAATCCTCCTGCTTATGAGATTGCAATCACAATTCAAG CTACTTGCAAACTTATGAACGAGATAAATTGCTCGATTCCTGACTTTACTTGCATCTCATCTGCAAAG CTTGTGAAGCTGCTTGAGCTGAGGGAGGCCAATCATATTGAGTTTTGTAGAATTAAACATGTTCTGGATGAAGTACTGCACATGTACAGAAATTGTGAGCTCAGAGAAATTCTAAAGCTATTAATGGATCCAACATGGGTCGCAACAGGGTTAAAAGTTGACTTTCAGACATTA GTTTCTGAATGTGAATGGGCATCAAGTAAAATTGGTGGCATGATCTCTCTGGATGGTGAAAGTGATCAAAAGATTAGTTGCTGTTCCTTTGTTCCGTCTGAATTTTTTGAGGACATGGAGTCTTCATGGAAAGGGCGCATCAAAATGATACATGTAGAAGAAGCTTTTGCAGAGGTTGAACGGGCAGCAGGGGCCTTGTCAATAGCT ATTGAAGAAGAATTTGTCCCAATCACTTCACGAATAAAGTCTATGATGGCTCCATTTGGGGGTCCAAGGGGAGAGATTTCATATTCTCGAGAACATGAAGCAGTTTGGTTTAAGGGAAAACGATTTGCACCAACAGTTTGGGCTGGTACTCCAGGGGAAGATCAAATCAAGCAGCTTAAGCCTGCGGTAGATTCAAAAGGTAGAAAGGTTGGGGAGGAATGGTTTACTACATTGAAGGTGGAGCAGGCCTTGGCTAG GTATCATGAGGCTGGTGACAAGGCTAAAGCAAGGGTTTTGGAATTATTGCGGGGACTCTCTGCTGAGCTGCAGATAAAGACAAATGTCCTTGTCTTTGCTTCCACATTGCTTGTTATTGTGAAAGCATTGTTTGCTCACGTGAG tgaagggaggaggaggaaatgggTTTTCCCCACCCTTGCCGGGTTCTGTACATCTAAG GATGTGGAAGTTTCAGATGGGTCAAATAGGCTGAAGATAGTTGGCCTGTCACCTTATTGGTTTGATGTAGCGCAAGGCAGTGCAGTACACAATACAGTTGATATGCAGTCATTTTTTCTCTTGACAGGACCTAATGGTGGTGGTAAATCAAGTTTGCTGCGATCAATATGTGCAGCTGCTCTACTTGGAATTTGTGGACTGATGGTCCCAGCAGAGTCAGCTCTTATTCCACATTTTGATTCTATTATGCTTCATATGAAATCTTATGATAGCCCCGCTGATGGAAAAAGCTCGTTTCAG GTGGAGATGTCCGAGATGCGATCTATTGTTACCAGAGCAACTTCTAAAAGCCTTGTGCTTGTGGATGAAATATGTCGAGGGACAGAAACATTGAAAGGGACTTGTATTGCCGGCAGTATTGTTGAAACTCTTGATAGAATTGGTTGTCTTGGTATTATATCCACTCATTTGCATGGAATTTTTAGTTTGCCTTTGAATACGAAGAACACTGTGCACAAAGCCATGGGTACCACATTTGTCGATGGGCAGACAAAGCCAACTTGGAAATTGATAGATGGAATTTGTCAAGAAAGCCTAGCATTTGAGACGGCTAAGAAAGAAGGAATTCCTGAAACAATAATACAAAGAGCGGAAGATCTCTATATGCAACATAAGAAAGAAGCATTTTGTGGGATGGATGGCTTCAAAGGAAATAATTTGTCTGCACTAGTTGTCAAGGGTTCTGATAAGGCCCATCCTCAGTTAAGTCGCATTGGAGCAGACACCCTCCATCATGAGATTGAATCAACGAAGCAAACGGAAGCCCTGCAGCAAGATGTCAAGAAAGCGGTTATGACAACACTTAAAAAGAAGTTGATGGAGCTCCAAATGCTGAAGAACCCACTGGAAGTTCCTGAACTACACTGTGTGTCCGTGGCTGCTAGGGAACAACCACCTCCATCCGCAATAGGCGCTTCTGTTGTCTATGTCATGTTTAGACCCAACTATAGAATATATGTCGGAGAG ACGGATGATCTCGAGGGCAGGATACGTGCACATCGGTCCAAGGATGGAATGCAGAATGCGTCTTTCATTTATTTCGTAGTTCCTGGGAAGAGCATAGCTTGCCAACTGGAAACTCTTCTTATAAACCAGCTTCCGAATCAAGGATTTCGCTTGACTAATGTGGCTGACGGCAGGCATCGGAATTTTGGCTCCGCCACTCTCCACGCAGGAAATATTGTAGTCTTCTAG
- the LOC115729006 gene encoding DNA mismatch repair protein MSH1, mitochondrial isoform X1 — MCWLATRNAVVSLPKWRSLSLLLRPPLPLPRHCSVGPPPPFISRQLLQIRCYRNQKILKGSTKPTKKSRTSDGILDDKFISHMQWWKERLQICRKPSTVHLVSRIVYSNLLGVDVNLKNGSLKEGSLNSEILQFKSKFPREVLLCRVGDFYEAIGIDACILVEYAGLNPFGGLRSDSIPRAGCPVMNLRQTLDDLTRNGFSVCIVEEVQGPTQARCRKSRFISGHAHPGSPYVYGLVGIDHDLEFPEPMPVIGISRSARGYSLILVLETMKTYSLEDGLTEEALVTKLRTCQYHHLFLHTSLRQNSSGTCRWGEYGEGGLLWGECNSRNLEWIEGDPVPELLFKVKELYGLDDGVKFRNITVSSENRPQPLHLGTATQIGAIPTEGIPCLLKVLLPSNCTGLPALYVSDLLLNPPAYEIAITIQATCKLMNEINCSIPDFTCISSAKLVKLLELREANHIEFCRIKHVLDEVLHMYRNCELREILKLLMDPTWVATGLKVDFQTLVSECEWASSKIGGMISLDGESDQKISCCSFVPSEFFEDMESSWKGRIKMIHVEEAFAEVERAAGALSIAIEEEFVPITSRIKSMMAPFGGPRGEISYSREHEAVWFKGKRFAPTVWAGTPGEDQIKQLKPAVDSKGRKVGEEWFTTLKVEQALARYHEAGDKAKARVLELLRGLSAELQIKTNVLVFASTLLVIVKALFAHVSEGRRRKWVFPTLAGFCTSKDVEVSDGSNRLKIVGLSPYWFDVAQGSAVHNTVDMQSFFLLTGPNGGGKSSLLRSICAAALLGICGLMVPAESALIPHFDSIMLHMKSYDSPADGKSSFQVEMSEMRSIVTRATSKSLVLVDEICRGTETLKGTCIAGSIVETLDRIGCLGIISTHLHGIFSLPLNTKNTVHKAMGTTFVDGQTKPTWKLIDGICQESLAFETAKKEGIPETIIQRAEDLYMQHKKEAFCGMDGFKGNNLSALVVKGSDKAHPQLSRIGADTLHHEIESTKQTEALQQDVKKAVMTTLKKKLMELQMLKNPLEVPELHCVSVAAREQPPPSAIGASVVYVMFRPNYRIYVGETDDLEGRIRAHRSKDGMQNASFIYFVVPGKSIACQLETLLINQLPNQGFRLTNVADGRHRNFGSATLHAGNIVVF, encoded by the exons ATGTGCTGGCTCGCTACTCGGAACGCCGTCGTTTCGTTGCCCAAATGGCGTTCTCTGTCTCTCCTCCTccgtcctcctcttcctcttcccagACACTGCTCGGTCGGCCCTCCACCACCCTTCAT AAGCAGACAGCTTTTGCAAATCCGATGTTACCGAAACCAGAAGATTTTGAAAGGAAGCACAAAACCTACCAAGAAAAGCAGAACATCTGACGGCATCCTTGATGACAAATTCATTTCTCACATGCAATGGTGGAAAGAG AGGTTGCAGATTTGTAGGAAGCCTTCCACAGTCCATCTGGTTAGCAGGATTGTATATTCCAATTTGCTAGGTGTTGATGTTAACTTGAAAAATGGAAG TCTAAAAGAAGGGTCACTAAACTCGGAAATTTTGCAGTTCAAGTCAAAGTTTCCTCGAGAAGTTTTGCTGTGCAGA GTCGGAGACTTTTATGAGGCAATTGGGATAGATGCTTGTATTCTTGTTGAATATGCTGGTCTGAATCCTTTTGGTGGCTTACGCTCGGATAGCATTCCAAGGGCTGGATGCCCTGTCATG AATCTTCGACAAACTCTGGATGACCTCACTCGGAATGGCTTTTCTGTG TGCATAGTAGAAGAAGTTCAGGGTCCAACTCAAGCTCGATGTCGCAAGAGTCGTTTTATATCAGG GCATGCTCATCCTGGCAGTCCCTATGTATATGGACTTGTTGGCATTGATCATGATTTGGAGTTTCCAGAGCCAATGCCAGTTATTG GTATTTCTCGGTCAGCTAGAGGATATTCCTTGATTCTAGTTCTAGAGACTATGAAGACATATTCGCTGGAGGACGGTCTAACTGAAGAGGCCCTGGTCACAAAACTGCGAACTTGCCAGTACCACCATTTATTTCTGCATACATCCTTGAGGCAGAATTCATCTG GCACTTGTCGCTGGGGAGAATATGGTGAGGGAGGTTTATTGTGGGGGGAATGTAATTCGAGAAACCTAGAATGGATTGAAGGCGATCCAGTGCCTGAGCTTCTATTCAAG GTAAAGGAGCTTTACGGACTTGACGACGGAGTTAAATTTAGAAATATTACCGTGTCTTCAGAAAACAGACCTCAGCCTTTGCATTTGGGGACAGCGACACAAATTG GTGCCATACCAACAGAAGGCATACCTTGCTTGTTGAAGGTTTTGCTCCCATCAAATTGCACCGGTCTGCCTGCACT GTATGTTAGCGATCTCCTTCTTAATCCTCCTGCTTATGAGATTGCAATCACAATTCAAG CTACTTGCAAACTTATGAACGAGATAAATTGCTCGATTCCTGACTTTACTTGCATCTCATCTGCAAAG CTTGTGAAGCTGCTTGAGCTGAGGGAGGCCAATCATATTGAGTTTTGTAGAATTAAACATGTTCTGGATGAAGTACTGCACATGTACAGAAATTGTGAGCTCAGAGAAATTCTAAAGCTATTAATGGATCCAACATGGGTCGCAACAGGGTTAAAAGTTGACTTTCAGACATTA GTTTCTGAATGTGAATGGGCATCAAGTAAAATTGGTGGCATGATCTCTCTGGATGGTGAAAGTGATCAAAAGATTAGTTGCTGTTCCTTTGTTCCGTCTGAATTTTTTGAGGACATGGAGTCTTCATGGAAAGGGCGCATCAAAATGATACATGTAGAAGAAGCTTTTGCAGAGGTTGAACGGGCAGCAGGGGCCTTGTCAATAGCT ATTGAAGAAGAATTTGTCCCAATCACTTCACGAATAAAGTCTATGATGGCTCCATTTGGGGGTCCAAGGGGAGAGATTTCATATTCTCGAGAACATGAAGCAGTTTGGTTTAAGGGAAAACGATTTGCACCAACAGTTTGGGCTGGTACTCCAGGGGAAGATCAAATCAAGCAGCTTAAGCCTGCGGTAGATTCAAAAGGTAGAAAGGTTGGGGAGGAATGGTTTACTACATTGAAGGTGGAGCAGGCCTTGGCTAG GTATCATGAGGCTGGTGACAAGGCTAAAGCAAGGGTTTTGGAATTATTGCGGGGACTCTCTGCTGAGCTGCAGATAAAGACAAATGTCCTTGTCTTTGCTTCCACATTGCTTGTTATTGTGAAAGCATTGTTTGCTCACGTGAG tgaagggaggaggaggaaatgggTTTTCCCCACCCTTGCCGGGTTCTGTACATCTAAG GATGTGGAAGTTTCAGATGGGTCAAATAGGCTGAAGATAGTTGGCCTGTCACCTTATTGGTTTGATGTAGCGCAAGGCAGTGCAGTACACAATACAGTTGATATGCAGTCATTTTTTCTCTTGACAGGACCTAATGGTGGTGGTAAATCAAGTTTGCTGCGATCAATATGTGCAGCTGCTCTACTTGGAATTTGTGGACTGATGGTCCCAGCAGAGTCAGCTCTTATTCCACATTTTGATTCTATTATGCTTCATATGAAATCTTATGATAGCCCCGCTGATGGAAAAAGCTCGTTTCAG GTGGAGATGTCCGAGATGCGATCTATTGTTACCAGAGCAACTTCTAAAAGCCTTGTGCTTGTGGATGAAATATGTCGAGGGACAGAAACATTGAAAGGGACTTGTATTGCCGGCAGTATTGTTGAAACTCTTGATAGAATTGGTTGTCTTGGTATTATATCCACTCATTTGCATGGAATTTTTAGTTTGCCTTTGAATACGAAGAACACTGTGCACAAAGCCATGGGTACCACATTTGTCGATGGGCAGACAAAGCCAACTTGGAAATTGATAGATGGAATTTGTCAAGAAAGCCTAGCATTTGAGACGGCTAAGAAAGAAGGAATTCCTGAAACAATAATACAAAGAGCGGAAGATCTCTATATGCAACATAAGAAAGAAGCATTTTGTGGGATGGATGGCTTCAAAGGAAATAATTTGTCTGCACTAGTTGTCAAGGGTTCTGATAAGGCCCATCCTCAGTTAAGTCGCATTGGAGCAGACACCCTCCATCATGAGATTGAATCAACGAAGCAAACGGAAGCCCTGCAGCAAGATGTCAAGAAAGCGGTTATGACAACACTTAAAAAGAAGTTGATGGAGCTCCAAATGCTGAAGAACCCACTGGAAGTTCCTGAACTACACTGTGTGTCCGTGGCTGCTAGGGAACAACCACCTCCATCCGCAATAGGCGCTTCTGTTGTCTATGTCATGTTTAGACCCAACTATAGAATATATGTCGGAGAG ACGGATGATCTCGAGGGCAGGATACGTGCACATCGGTCCAAGGATGGAATGCAGAATGCGTCTTTCATTTATTTCGTAGTTCCTGGGAAGAGCATAGCTTGCCAACTGGAAACTCTTCTTATAAACCAGCTTCCGAATCAAGGATTTCGCTTGACTAATGTGGCTGACGGCAGGCATCGGAATTTTGGCTCCGCCACTCTCCACGCAGGAAATATTGTAGTCTTCTAG
- the LOC115729006 gene encoding DNA mismatch repair protein MSH1, mitochondrial isoform X3 — MNLRQTLDDLTRNGFSVCIVEEVQGPTQARCRKSRFISGHAHPGSPYVYGLVGIDHDLEFPEPMPVIGISRSARGYSLILVLETMKTYSLEDGLTEEALVTKLRTCQYHHLFLHTSLRQNSSGTCRWGEYGEGGLLWGECNSRNLEWIEGDPVPELLFKVKELYGLDDGVKFRNITVSSENRPQPLHLGTATQIGAIPTEGIPCLLKVLLPSNCTGLPALYVSDLLLNPPAYEIAITIQATCKLMNEINCSIPDFTCISSAKLVKLLELREANHIEFCRIKHVLDEVLHMYRNCELREILKLLMDPTWVATGLKVDFQTLVSECEWASSKIGGMISLDGESDQKISCCSFVPSEFFEDMESSWKGRIKMIHVEEAFAEVERAAGALSIAIEEEFVPITSRIKSMMAPFGGPRGEISYSREHEAVWFKGKRFAPTVWAGTPGEDQIKQLKPAVDSKGRKVGEEWFTTLKVEQALARYHEAGDKAKARVLELLRGLSAELQIKTNVLVFASTLLVIVKALFAHVSEGRRRKWVFPTLAGFCTSKDVEVSDGSNRLKIVGLSPYWFDVAQGSAVHNTVDMQSFFLLTGPNGGGKSSLLRSICAAALLGICGLMVPAESALIPHFDSIMLHMKSYDSPADGKSSFQVEMSEMRSIVTRATSKSLVLVDEICRGTETLKGTCIAGSIVETLDRIGCLGIISTHLHGIFSLPLNTKNTVHKAMGTTFVDGQTKPTWKLIDGICQESLAFETAKKEGIPETIIQRAEDLYMQHKKEAFCGMDGFKGNNLSALVVKGSDKAHPQLSRIGADTLHHEIESTKQTEALQQDVKKAVMTTLKKKLMELQMLKNPLEVPELHCVSVAAREQPPPSAIGASVVYVMFRPNYRIYVGETDDLEGRIRAHRSKDGMQNASFIYFVVPGKSIACQLETLLINQLPNQGFRLTNVADGRHRNFGSATLHAGNIVVF, encoded by the exons ATG AATCTTCGACAAACTCTGGATGACCTCACTCGGAATGGCTTTTCTGTG TGCATAGTAGAAGAAGTTCAGGGTCCAACTCAAGCTCGATGTCGCAAGAGTCGTTTTATATCAGG GCATGCTCATCCTGGCAGTCCCTATGTATATGGACTTGTTGGCATTGATCATGATTTGGAGTTTCCAGAGCCAATGCCAGTTATTG GTATTTCTCGGTCAGCTAGAGGATATTCCTTGATTCTAGTTCTAGAGACTATGAAGACATATTCGCTGGAGGACGGTCTAACTGAAGAGGCCCTGGTCACAAAACTGCGAACTTGCCAGTACCACCATTTATTTCTGCATACATCCTTGAGGCAGAATTCATCTG GCACTTGTCGCTGGGGAGAATATGGTGAGGGAGGTTTATTGTGGGGGGAATGTAATTCGAGAAACCTAGAATGGATTGAAGGCGATCCAGTGCCTGAGCTTCTATTCAAG GTAAAGGAGCTTTACGGACTTGACGACGGAGTTAAATTTAGAAATATTACCGTGTCTTCAGAAAACAGACCTCAGCCTTTGCATTTGGGGACAGCGACACAAATTG GTGCCATACCAACAGAAGGCATACCTTGCTTGTTGAAGGTTTTGCTCCCATCAAATTGCACCGGTCTGCCTGCACT GTATGTTAGCGATCTCCTTCTTAATCCTCCTGCTTATGAGATTGCAATCACAATTCAAG CTACTTGCAAACTTATGAACGAGATAAATTGCTCGATTCCTGACTTTACTTGCATCTCATCTGCAAAG CTTGTGAAGCTGCTTGAGCTGAGGGAGGCCAATCATATTGAGTTTTGTAGAATTAAACATGTTCTGGATGAAGTACTGCACATGTACAGAAATTGTGAGCTCAGAGAAATTCTAAAGCTATTAATGGATCCAACATGGGTCGCAACAGGGTTAAAAGTTGACTTTCAGACATTA GTTTCTGAATGTGAATGGGCATCAAGTAAAATTGGTGGCATGATCTCTCTGGATGGTGAAAGTGATCAAAAGATTAGTTGCTGTTCCTTTGTTCCGTCTGAATTTTTTGAGGACATGGAGTCTTCATGGAAAGGGCGCATCAAAATGATACATGTAGAAGAAGCTTTTGCAGAGGTTGAACGGGCAGCAGGGGCCTTGTCAATAGCT ATTGAAGAAGAATTTGTCCCAATCACTTCACGAATAAAGTCTATGATGGCTCCATTTGGGGGTCCAAGGGGAGAGATTTCATATTCTCGAGAACATGAAGCAGTTTGGTTTAAGGGAAAACGATTTGCACCAACAGTTTGGGCTGGTACTCCAGGGGAAGATCAAATCAAGCAGCTTAAGCCTGCGGTAGATTCAAAAGGTAGAAAGGTTGGGGAGGAATGGTTTACTACATTGAAGGTGGAGCAGGCCTTGGCTAG GTATCATGAGGCTGGTGACAAGGCTAAAGCAAGGGTTTTGGAATTATTGCGGGGACTCTCTGCTGAGCTGCAGATAAAGACAAATGTCCTTGTCTTTGCTTCCACATTGCTTGTTATTGTGAAAGCATTGTTTGCTCACGTGAG tgaagggaggaggaggaaatgggTTTTCCCCACCCTTGCCGGGTTCTGTACATCTAAG GATGTGGAAGTTTCAGATGGGTCAAATAGGCTGAAGATAGTTGGCCTGTCACCTTATTGGTTTGATGTAGCGCAAGGCAGTGCAGTACACAATACAGTTGATATGCAGTCATTTTTTCTCTTGACAGGACCTAATGGTGGTGGTAAATCAAGTTTGCTGCGATCAATATGTGCAGCTGCTCTACTTGGAATTTGTGGACTGATGGTCCCAGCAGAGTCAGCTCTTATTCCACATTTTGATTCTATTATGCTTCATATGAAATCTTATGATAGCCCCGCTGATGGAAAAAGCTCGTTTCAG GTGGAGATGTCCGAGATGCGATCTATTGTTACCAGAGCAACTTCTAAAAGCCTTGTGCTTGTGGATGAAATATGTCGAGGGACAGAAACATTGAAAGGGACTTGTATTGCCGGCAGTATTGTTGAAACTCTTGATAGAATTGGTTGTCTTGGTATTATATCCACTCATTTGCATGGAATTTTTAGTTTGCCTTTGAATACGAAGAACACTGTGCACAAAGCCATGGGTACCACATTTGTCGATGGGCAGACAAAGCCAACTTGGAAATTGATAGATGGAATTTGTCAAGAAAGCCTAGCATTTGAGACGGCTAAGAAAGAAGGAATTCCTGAAACAATAATACAAAGAGCGGAAGATCTCTATATGCAACATAAGAAAGAAGCATTTTGTGGGATGGATGGCTTCAAAGGAAATAATTTGTCTGCACTAGTTGTCAAGGGTTCTGATAAGGCCCATCCTCAGTTAAGTCGCATTGGAGCAGACACCCTCCATCATGAGATTGAATCAACGAAGCAAACGGAAGCCCTGCAGCAAGATGTCAAGAAAGCGGTTATGACAACACTTAAAAAGAAGTTGATGGAGCTCCAAATGCTGAAGAACCCACTGGAAGTTCCTGAACTACACTGTGTGTCCGTGGCTGCTAGGGAACAACCACCTCCATCCGCAATAGGCGCTTCTGTTGTCTATGTCATGTTTAGACCCAACTATAGAATATATGTCGGAGAG ACGGATGATCTCGAGGGCAGGATACGTGCACATCGGTCCAAGGATGGAATGCAGAATGCGTCTTTCATTTATTTCGTAGTTCCTGGGAAGAGCATAGCTTGCCAACTGGAAACTCTTCTTATAAACCAGCTTCCGAATCAAGGATTTCGCTTGACTAATGTGGCTGACGGCAGGCATCGGAATTTTGGCTCCGCCACTCTCCACGCAGGAAATATTGTAGTCTTCTAG